TGTATCTGACACCCGCATGCTGCAATTTCAGCATCAACATCCGCATCACCATCATCAGTGCCAGAGCAGAGtgccagagccatagccatagtcATAGCcatggccagagccagagccaaagcaattttctGTAGTCATATTACATGTCAgtttcctcctcctgctcctcctcctcctcgtggCCCTCTTTCTGCCACACACACCTGCATTTCTATTTGGGGGAACATCCTTTTACACTTCAACACGCTTTCGCTATAATTTCCTGTtggcaaaaacagaaaactgaCAGGCggcagcgcacacacacacagactccccctctctccctctctcggtCCTAATTTGGCCAAGGACTGACCCCCGACCCACGTCCTAGATGCACTATATGCCATATGTTTGATATCCTTGGCTGGGCTTTCTCTGTCGCATTCAATTGCCATGTAAATTGATTTGACACGTTCTGCATTTTCCTGTGtgcttttttctctctctgccaaTTATGGCCAGAGATGTAACTGGAATTGGGCCTAAACCCCCTGACCCCCTGAACCCCTGACCTTCCctcaaccaaaaaccaaacaccagagccaaagccaaagccaaaaccaaatatGCATTGACATattggaatcggaatcggtaTCGGTATCCGAATCGGTATTGAAATGACACTATCTGTTGATATAATACTCTACcggaatgctgctgctgccgtgctgctgctgctgctgtaatCTGTATGGAAGACGTGACCTGCATCGACCTACATTTCCAACCGACAACCTGTCCACCCATTGAGCACTCATTGAGCAATCGCAAAAATCGCAGATACTTTAATTCAAACAATTCAAAGCCGTTGCGAGGGTGGTGTACTCTCGGCGCtggtggtgtttttttttgttttttttaggCGCGTGTTAAGCAAATTTTCCAATTCAGCTTTCAATTGGCATTCGCCGCGTGGCCCGACTTGGCCTGGCTTTTAACGAgcgtcgtcggcggcgtcgccCCAAATTTTGCCATTGCATTGACCAAAATTGGGCGCTTCGTGGCGATTGGATTGCgtcagcggcagtggcagcgtcAGCTATTGAGCAATTGGCCAAAATGCCTTCGGACTATGTCAGGTTCAAAACTGGGGGATCGGACGTCTAGCGGCGACGTTTAGGAATTGGTAATCGAAACGGACAACAAACGCAGCTGACGCACACGAGGTCTTCGCGGGGTCTTTCGAGGGGCATTCGATGGGTCTTTCGAGCGGTCTTCGAGCGGTCTTCGAAAgtaccaaacaaaaaatttcacCCGCTGCTCACGTCattgtttattaatattcTGTTGATGTAATGTCCACTGTACCGCTATATCTCGTATATACAAATACCAATACATAGTATTTGTAGACACTGTTTATGCTATAATTCAGTTTGACTTTTGACAGCTTTTTTTCGGGGCGTTTTGTTGTCTAAATAAATGGCCAAAAATTGTCGAGATTTTTCTTGCATTTTCACACGATATTCTCGATTTCTCTCACATTTTTTCCAGTTGCATTTCAAAGTAAAATTCTTTCGGACTCCCCCCATCAATcactcgagagagagagacacagggAGAGAGGGGTGGAATGCTGCCGTGTGACACActtaaaaatatactataaTTTACAATAATATAACTTATGGCGCAGCGTGTGACGCGCTGCCAAAAACGTAATAGATTTAATGAacatggaaaatgggaaattctCTATGGGGGCACTCTCGAAAATtctcatttaatttttgaatgATTCCATTCCGCGTGCCGAAATATTTGTTGCGCGTCAAAAGACACTTTGGAAAAGACAAAAAGGCTTGAAAATTCCACTTGAAAGTGCAGGCGGGCGAGCAGCCAGAGATTGTTGCAGCAattgcaaaatgaaaatggaaaagtgtTTTGTTGAAAATGTTCCAAAAACAACACCGAAACGAACGGAACGGGGGCGTTGGGATCCCACGGATGCTACCAgcacaaaatataaacaaaaggcaaaaagcaaaaagcaaaaagcaacggcaacagcaacagcaacgacatcgtcatcgtcatcgttggGCCCCCAGTCAATAAAACAACGCCAGTTGCCaggcaattgttgttgtttctttaaCGGGAATACCCTGTAATTTGCCAGCAAAAGAGTAGATTGGTGCTACGACCAGGGCCTGTCTTTTGTGACTCCAAAATGGAGATATTGAAAGATCTACCAAACCCTTGGGGAATCCAAGAAATATATTCTTTCAAAACATTTATTCGCTCGAAAAATGACAGTATTCCAAAGTAATTACCAGTCGGTAATATCGAACCGCAGAACAGATacttttgttccttttttgaggagcaacagcaaatgcaaattgccagGGCGGAGGCTCCAGCTCTGCACTTCTGTCGTTGGCGCTACTGCAATGCCCAACGAAATATTTGCCATGTAAATatgcccccaaaaaaaactgaacagaaaaaacagaaaaagggAGGAGGATATTTGAACTGTTTCCAGTTTTGGGGTTGGtgcgggtccgggtccgggtgcGGGTCCGGGTgtgggtccgggtccgggtcctaGTGCTGCCCTCTGACCCTCTGTGCTCAAGtgcaattaaatgaaaaatatttgtgaatgCAGCAAAAGTACGATATTTTCTGAAGTGCCAAAGACTGCAGCGGCGACTGGGACCAGAGACCCCCTCCATTCCCATGGAGGTTGACAGAAAAATGTATGAAAGAGTTGCTCGAAAATGAAGAGGGAAAAATGttccagacacagacacatacgGCAGGCAGACTCATTAAGAGAgcgagtgggagagggagagacagaccCTCAAAGGAGTCGGGAAGCGGGAATAATCAAGTGCGGGAAAACCATTTTCATTGGCACATCATAAAATGTTACACGCATAGAAGCCATCGAAATTTGTATGTAAATCTGAAAATTTTCgcttgctgtttgctgcttCGATATATACACGAGAATATATAGGTATAGGTGCGGgtatatatagatagatacatatatttatgtatatatataccttCGCATATGAGACGACACGGGCATGTTGGGTGATGCCTGGCCAacgcggcgtatgagcaaCATGAGCGCCAATTTGCACAGCGGATTATGTCACCAGATGATGacgagagagggcgagagggcgagagaggaGGCAGGGAAGGAGGAAGTCTACGTCTACGTCTACATATAGATACTTGTGCATCGGAACGAACGCAGCGGAGGCGAAAGCATCCCCCGACATGTCATATGTTGcttgaatttaattaacaagCTAATTTTTCAAAGCCCAAATCGTTGAGAAGAAATATAAGAGGAATCTCTATAGAGCGTGCAGGGCgtacagagagagggggcggagggggcAGAGGCCATGATGAGTGCAATTTTGGTGATGGGCTGATGccaaaataaacagaaaatcGGCGACACGTTTGCACGTTGTATGCCGTACTATTTGTGGCTCTGTTGAAATGCTGGTTCTGGCTTTTGGTTCTGGTTTATGCCCTGCCTGCCAAGATAGATGAACTGTATCCACCAGATACACGGCCGCCACTCGTTGTCTTggcatttatatatttataaacgGTTTTTGGTTATTCTTAAGAGCCCCaccaattataaaatatatttacatttaagAAATCATTTTTTTCCTCCTCCCCTTGCGTCGCGTCGTGTAATGTGCATTCAGGATCCTTCACTTACCCGCATTTTGTGGTGACATTTTTGCATTAAGCCATAAAATTAATAACCATTTCGTGTAGGAAGAAAGTGCTCTTCGCCAGAGatgccataaaaaaggtagaaGCAAGTGCGTGTACAGATCCGGGCAACTGGGGAAAATTTGTGGCCACCTTTTGCCGTACGAAATGCGCCTTTCGGCGAAGTCCCTTTCTTGAAATGCTCATCTCTAGTGCTTACTCGTGCAAGGTAACAATTTTCCATGGCTAAAAACCATATTAAAATGCCACTCACATGTTAATCCCGTTCGTGCCACCAACCCCCGCCCTCTACCCTCTAcccaaccaacaaaaaaccccCGAAAAAGTTGCGCTATGCTTCTGGATAGGagtttgcatgtgtgtgtgtgtgtgtatctgtatttaGCTACAGCCAACAATAAGCTGCAAATTTAGCATATTTCATAGATGctgacagtggcagtggcagtggcagtggcaggaggtAGTGGTTaggggggtgggtggtggggtaAACCCATGGCGAGACAAGCCAAATAAGGGCCACattttatacaaataaaacTGACAATTTAAAGCGCATTTTGTACGCATACTCCACTCCCATCCACTCCACTGATATCCTTagctcctctcctctctctctctctgtgtcctTTGTTTAAACCAGAGCTTAAAACCCCAAAGCTCTGGGCACCCAATGGGGGAATGCCAGGTTGCCACCTGTAAAATAAACTACCTGGATTTCATTTTGCACTTTTATGGGGGCACACatggggcggggggtggtGTTAGTGTTATGTGGCAGCGGAAGTGGAGCCATAAGAGCCGCATGAAGTGTGTCACCGCGTAACGAAGAAAAGGCCCGTGCAGGCATATACGAGAATGAACCGATCTTGGGCGGAAGGAGGATCTCGGCCAAGACAGAGGGATATCCGTTTGGCTTTTAATATAAGATATACTCTATACACTGCATCTTGCCCCAATCGTGATACCCTTTCCTGTGACAGGGGCCATAAAACCCCATAGTACCCAtaatgttttcattttgagttgttttttgtgggtgggtgggaCTTACCGCCATTTTTATGCGACCAATACTAATCCATAAACccatctttctctctctctctctctcttttcctctcCCCAAcccgttctctctctctatctccgtctctctttatctctccATACAGCACATGGTGCAGGCTGGCGTGGCGCCATTTCCGGGCGCTCCGGCCGGCTATGCCGCCGCTCCAgggcaggcagcagcggccgcggctgcagcagccgctgcccAGCAGGCCGGAgctgctgcggccgctgccCAACAGGCGGGCGCTGCCGCCATAGCCGCCGATAGTCTGTCCCTCGCTGTGGCGGCTGCGGCAGCCAAACAGCAGGCCGAGCCAGTGACCCAGTTAAAGGCGGCCGGCGAggcaggaggagctggagctgccacCGGGAacacagtagcagcagcagcagcagcagcagctgcagcggcagcgccaggAGCTGTCGGAGGAGTTGCAACAGAATATGCCACGGCCAATGGTGGTGCATCGGCTTCAGTGGTGGCCACGAGTGTGTCCGAATGCGCACCGTTGTACATGCAACAGACAAAGGTGAGTGCAACCTCCCCCTACCTATAACTCTACCCCTCTATATccaacccccccacccccctcacCTAACTGTGCcactgtttgtgtgtgtgtgtgtgtgtgtgtgtgtgcttttggtATGCATTTGTAGATTCGTGTACGTTTTTATGGTTTTGGTTCCACCTTTAGTTTGGTTTTGGCtctctttggtttttgctgatgctttgatttggttttccccacacacacacacacactcacacacacacaaattgatgcacacatacatacggTCAGTAGGCCGTGTTTGTTCTCATTGCAACAactgttctttgttgttgatctgctttggttttctttttttttttgttgttttgttgttttcttgttgATGTTGCGGCCGCTCTGCtgcttttacatttttaattgcatgcGTGTCCGAGCAGCTGCAAAAGAGTTAAGCCCCCACGGCAGCAAACACCCCcacaaatgcacacacacgcacacacacaaggctGCAGAGAGCACTAGAGTATCACCTTCCTGCCAGAGCCAACAGTGATGGCCCGGCAAGTGGAAAAGTCGCAAATGTACAGAGATTTCCATTAAGCAATGCCAGCACGAGCCCGAACCCACTCTTAAATTAAAAGCATATTATTTTAGAGGCTTTTAGCAGTATTTGAAAGCCCTTGTAGTAGTGATAATAGTAGATTGTGAGAAAGTATGTTTATCAaaaattatacataaatatttccatCTTTATACcgtgtaaaaaaaaagagtcttAAACCGATTTTAGAGTTCTTTCAATCGTTTCCCCTGTGGCCAGCAGGCTGCCATAATATTCGAGCCACTACTGTCGTTAGTTTTCTAGTGATTttttgtagcatacttttaggtGGCGCTGCGATTGCTCTCATTTCTCATGTGGCCCCGAGGAGTGCTCTGTAGTTTATTGTTTCTCTCGCTGTTCCAATTAAGAATTGATCATCCCAGACGtgccacatgcaacatttGCCACCAATACATGCCCCACTATGTATCCACACCAAAATCAGTTGCATTCTATATAGAATAACCGTATTTTTGCATCTAAAatatgtttgttttgtttattttgaaatatattgtCGGGCAAACATTTGTTTGCAGGTGTtctcaaagagagagagagaggggggtggcggggcggaggggggtCTAAACCGTAcaataaatactcgtacaaaacgcttgtttgattttgttgaACCCGAGGAATATTTGTTTATGGAAATTGATTCGTgcatttgaataatttaaCAGACGAGAGAGCATTAGGTTTGCTTTCATTTTTTAACAAtgcatatacacacacacaaacagcacacaaatacacacataaatgggtatgttttgtttgcatttagTTTTCAGTGAATTTGGTGcccccgtgcccgtgcccgtgaccgtgcctgtgcctgtgccctgGCTGGTGTAATAAAttaagcaaatatttaattaattgcaattaataCTCATGTTTGCTAGCCcattgttgtgttttttgttgttgtttcgacATGTACGATATGTAGTGtgcatttaatataatattttatatacatacatatatattgtatttctaTACCTGAACAATACGCGCCACTTGGAGGCTGACATTTTGAATGGTttcattgtttgtttgtttgcttgcctgcccttttgGGGGCATTTACCGAACATTCCAATTAATAcgatattgttgttgtttttaaacAACAAGAATGGGTAAATTATTCAAGGTCTCAACACATATGTATTCTTGAATATTAAATGGGACTTTTTCTCAAAATCAAAGAAATGGGTAAACTTTTCGGTAGGGGGGATActtgatacccttgcaaaCATTGCTGGCCATATAGATATAGAATTAGATTGTGCataaaataaactttatttatttgtacattTATTGGGCAGTGAATGGGTGCTCGGGAATGTTTTCTCTTGATAACtgaatgtattttttttttgtttcctccAAATTTATTTCCTAAAATACCATATACCTTGAAATGTCTGGAAAAACGTTTATAAATAGTAtacaaaaattgttgaaaatttaGTATAAGACTcaccactgcccctgcccaccGACCTGGTTGTATattcattttgcattttgtcaTGATTCCATTATAGTTTCATAGATATATAACCATTAAACAATATACAATACGATATGTAATATGCTAAATGTAAACGTAAAAGTATTTTGGGCATGTTCCAAGCAATTGAGCAACTTGTAAATGCAGTTTGGAATGTTTGGGGGTGGCgggaaggggtggggggaatgTAGACAAAAATTAAGCTAAACATTTAAGCAAATTAAGCAATTGGTGTTGGtcgcctgtctgcctgtctgggtgtattcctgttttttttttttatatagcCTTATACCACACTGCATCTATCTTaatccaaacacacacacacacattcgtaCACTCTGTAGCCCTATGTAGCGAGGGGGAGAAGAACGCCACTCGCAACTAAAACGCAAATCCTTGTTGTTATCTGAAAATTTATCACAGACAAATCTgtcaacacaaacacagacactgTACAATGGTACAGCCAGCAGTGTCGCATCCTCAACAGTCACAGTCCctggtccgggtccgggtccgggaccgggaccgggacagGCTCCTGGCCAAATCCCAGTTTCAGTGGTCACGCAGCCATCCCTGACAAATGGACATGCCATGGaccaactgcagcagcagcagcagcaccatcaccaccagctacaactgcagcaacagcagcagcagcaccaccaacaacaacaacaacaacaacaacaacagcagcaacaacaacaacaacaccatcaccatcagcaATCATCGCAGCCCCCACAAAATGTGCTCAGCATAgtgagtgtttttttttttttttggcaaaggcaaagcagccaccaacaaaaaaaaaaattataataaaatcaacaacagcagaaaaaaatataaaaaaaaagaaaacactaaaaaatagagagagagaaacgagacgagacgagaggAGACGCGCAGAGCACACAATTGAAATTTACGTGCCAGTTTCTTGGGGGTTTTTTGTCCATGTTTTCTTTTGCTCGTTTTTCCTGCTGGTTTTCCGTCCttacatttgtatttattttttttttttgtttttttgtttattgtgcTCATCTTCATTAGGCGACCAACAGACTGGCCGGGAAAATCTCCTTTTCTTTTCCGCCTCAACTTGAACTCTTTTGTAACTGCATTTTGTATGCATTGTCATCAtctgaagagagagagagagagagagagagagcgggggagagagagggggcagcagcagatgtTTAAAGGATATGccagggttttttttttttttttttgtgtgattttCAGTGCGGATTCTTTTGCTTgcaaagttttttatttttataattaattgtGAGTGGAATTACAGTTTTCAAAGCTTAGCTGTTCTCAAGCTTATGAGATTATAAGATtggaataaatatataataatatttttggaaTAATTTCCGGCAAATGAAAGTAAGGAGGGGCCTAGAGAAACATAAAATATGAATGCCTTCTGGCACTGTCTCGGAGATGAATGGGAGTGAATCGGAGCCCACAAGATTAAGCCCCCAGagattaaaaattataaacacaaattgttttctcttacgttttaGCTTTTAATATGAtccaaatatattttgtatttaaaagaaatgtttttataggtatattaaatatatttcctaatATATTTCTCTACAATAATTgtataaattatgaaatatttaaataattgatGAAAACCCGAAATATTAAGATATGCACACATGAAGCCATCAATTTTGAACCAATTAAATCAGTTAAAAGTAATTTTTTCCCCcgcaaaaaaaggaagaaaagttTACCCATAAAAACAACCGAAAGAAGTCAAAGTTTCTAACCGACATACCCCTCAGTAAATATCAAATAGGAAACAATTTAGAGCAAATTTCTTTGAGAAAGTTTGTAGCCCCAAAATATATGCAGAAATGCAGAAAGCAAATCAAAAGACGGACGGCGGGCGGTGGGCGGAGGGCGGCAGGCGACCTTTTTGCTGGCAGCATTTGTCGCGTGCCGCACAAAAGCATTTCGATAAACTAAAAAGCGTTAAATGTCATTTACGTGTAACCCGATACCCGAAACAATAACAGCCCACCGCCCCTCAGCCCCGTCGCCCCCAACCTCTTAGCCGTTAGCCATTTATATGGCCAAAGTTTTTCACGCCATTTCACTTTGGGGCCGAAATGTTCGGTAAACATGCAAacccgaaccgaacagaaccccCAACTGAAAAAAAATGCAGAGTGTacgtactatatatatatatgtatgtaggtatattTGATAGGGGAATTTTTGTTTAGATTTATGTGTCAACAATGCGCAGCAAATTAAGTTAAGCGTTATTTCTATTGCCTACATTATGGGGCATGCCCCATTGTGGCATTCGTTCTTGTTCCTGCCGCTTTTGCTGTTCAGTTTTTATTGCATTGTCATCGAATTTGCTCGGCCGGCTTTGCTTGGGGCTTATGCTCCTTTTGAGGATACCCTGGCCAGGAGGGGAGAGCCTGATGGGAAAGGCTTCCAAGGCTGATGCTGGATCGATTGTCTGTTCTGTCCGAGAGAAACCCATGGCTCCGTCCAGGGTATCTGAAGCTTCGGATGCCCCCTTTCTGTTTTTATATTCCTGCGTAAATAGAGAATTCTTTCGTATTATTCAAAGCGGGAGTGGAACGCtactgctgtgtgtgtgtgtgtgtgtgtgtgtgtgttgtaggGGCTTGTTggagcaacaacaatagccTGTCATGGCAATGCATTTTCAGTTTTAATAatgcaaaaatacaaaatgcaaacatttCCGCAGGGTCGATTGGGATTGCATTTTCTCCTGGGGCTgtggggcatgcggcatgtgtgGTGGATTGGGGGTATATTGCAACAGTTTGCGCGACAGTTTTATTGCATAAGTCAACACAAGTTTGTGCCACAAAATATGTACTCGCTctcctctctgtgtgtgtgtgtgtgggagtgtgtgggagtgtgttTGTATGGGTTTCCTGCTCCTGTTCGTGTATTCCTATCTGTGTTCCTGTGTGTGCCCCCTTCGGTTTTCCCCCCAGTAACTTTTTTATTgggtcacacacacacacacacacacagatgcgtGTGGGCATCGCATCCCTTTTCGCTCGGATGTAAACCACttgaaaattgtattttcatttcaattgtttatttattgcgGCACTTGTTCGCATTCGATTTGCCAGGAAAGTGCTGAAAAATACGACCCCaaaaacccaaccaaaaaTGCCAGCAACAGAAGTTTCCTCCAAAAATCGCTTTCAATAATATTCCCGCCGCTATTAAAAGCAGAAAACTGCAGTTATTTTCCGTACACAAagttttaatttaaacaaaactAGAATATTCCAGACTCTAGCGTTAAGAGCATCAAAATATTGAATCCTTTGACTAAACTGCTTCTATTTTCGATTCTTTTCCTTTCCCACAGTCCACAGTATTGATTGCCAATGAGGCTGCAGATTCGCAACAGAGCTCAGCCCTCTCGAATGCCGGCGGCACAGCAGGCGGTGGTacaggcggcggcggtggcggtggacCGCCCGGCTCTCCGCTCTGCAGCTCCCCGTCCAGCGTCACAGCATCGCAGCAGGCCACAGTCGCCGCAGTAGCAGCCGCCACATTTAATGGAAGTGCCACAGATAGCAGCATGTCGGGCAACACATCACCGATAGCCAGCGGCGAGCCGCTGCTCCAGACGCCGCCCgccatgcaacagcagcagcaacaacagcagcagcagcagcaacaacagcagcaacagcagcagcagcagcaacaacagcagcagcagcaaatgccGCTCCTTTGCAGCAGTCCCACATCGATGGCAGCGGCCACTTCCGTCACGGCCAGCTCGATAGCCGCCGGAGCCCTGgccgccaccagcagcagcggtgtgggcgtgggtcTCCTGCCCACCGCCGGTCTGGACAGCATGGCCAGCATGGCCAATGGGGGGGCGTTGGTGGTGCCGGCGAGTACCTCGCAAGTGATTGCCCACCTGAATGCGGCAGCAGTCAGCGGCATCATGACCGCCTCCGTGCAGTCGCCGAATGTGGTCACAAGCCTGACCAGTGCTCTAGTCCCCGCGCAGGCGCTGCCGACGGTGGCCCAGGCCGTTGCCGCCTCCATGGATGCCAAAAGTCAGCCCAAGCGGCTGCATGTCTCCAACATACCGTTCCGTTTCCGGGATCCCGATCTGCGTGCCATGTTTGGGGTGAGTGCCGGCGTGACACCTCGGGGAGGgcatgaaattaatttcaattcgtttttttttcttctcccgTTTTCGCAGCAATTTGGAACCATTCTCGATGTGGAAATCATATTCAATGAGCGCGGCAGCAAGGTAAGTCCTGTGTGGCACGTTGAAGGCTCCACCTCTGTCTTCCTTTGTGGCtgtgctctcgctctccctcccgctgcctgccgcctgccgccaaTTGTGTGGGACATTTTGCATCTAATTGTCGCacaattcatttaaattatgCACTCCAGATATTCCCAGGAGATGCTCTTTGTCCGTCGTTGCCTTGGCAACACCAGAGCCGTGTTTCTGGCTCTCGTAGCTGTCCTTTTCCTATtttcgcttctttttttttatacattaTTATGGAGCCTGGTAAAAATAATTGCACAGTTACCATGGCACCCGGAATGGTGCATAATTTAAGGCGTCCCAACACCTTGGGATACATATATTCCATTGAAGAGGAAAGAGGAGAGCTGAGCAGAGCACAGGCTGAAGCTGACGCTGAGGGAAGATCCATGAGCCATGGAGCAGAGCGAAGACAGAGCTGCAAAGTATAGGGCACGTGCatgtcgcagtcgcagtcgcactcGCAGTCCCATCCCCGGGAGACCCTCCTCCCACCATCCTTCAGAATATATAAGAGAGGAGCAATTTGCCAATGGCCCCTGTCCGAAGCATGTCCTTGGCCcatgcccccatgccccccatGCCCCGCCCTGCCTTGTTGATGTATTTTTTGTAGCAATAGCTTTTTGAAAACGACTacagcaacaaacaataaaagacAACCCCAGAGAACCTTGTTGTTTGGAttatttataagaaaatgttatatatatatatatctttttttttctttttcgtatttttttcgtattttttggAAATCGTAATCTATATACTCTATATGTTTCTTTAATTGCATGTTTGATTGCGAATGGCAGGGATTCGGTTTTGTAACATTCGCTAACAGCAACGAAGCAGAACGAGCACGCGAACGTCTACACGGCACCGTGGTTGAGGGACGCAAAATCGAGGTGGGTGCAtgccatataccatataccataacttacacacacacaaacacacctaAACACACTCCTAAACACATCCCCCTAGAAAACAACCAGAATCCACCACTAATttcacaaaaaagaaaaagaaaaaaaaacaaagaaattgCCTTTCAACTTGTAATCCTGGCGTGTGTCCTTCCAATGAGATAAGGCGCTGCCACCTTCCATAattgtttttcatttaatcCAAGGAAAGGGATCGCCTCAC
The sequence above is a segment of the Drosophila pseudoobscura strain MV-25-SWS-2005 chromosome X, UCI_Dpse_MV25, whole genome shotgun sequence genome. Coding sequences within it:
- the Rbfox1 gene encoding ecdysone-induced protein 74EF isoform X6 gives rise to the protein MSAPAVEVNGSVPAVEFHQRQHMVQAGVAPFPGAPAGYAAAPGQAAAAAAAAAAAQQAGAAAAAAQQAGAAAIAADSLSLAVAAAAAKQQAEPVTQLKAAGEAGGAGAATGNTVAAAAAAAAAAAAPGAVGGVATEYATANGGASASVVATSVSECAPLYMQQTKTNLSTQTQTLYNGTASSVASSTVTVPGPGPGPGPGPGQAPGQIPVSVVTQPSLTNGHAMDQLQQQQQHHHHQLQLQQQQQQHHQQQQQQQQQQQQQQQQHHHHQQSSQPPQNVLSISTVLIANEAADSQQSSALSNAGGTAGGGTGGGGGGGPPGSPLCSSPSSVTASQQATVAAVAAATFNGSATDSSMSGNTSPIASGEPLLQTPPAMQQQQQQQQQQQQQQQQQQQQQQQQQQQQMPLLCSSPTSMAAATSVTASSIAAGALAATSSSGVGVGLLPTAGLDSMASMANGGALVVPASTSQVIAHLNAAAVSGIMTASVQSPNVVTSLTSALVPAQALPTVAQAVAASMDAKSQPKRLHVSNIPFRFRDPDLRAMFGQFGTILDVEIIFNERGSKGFGFVTFANSNEAERARERLHGTVVEGRKIEVNNATARVQTKKVTAVPNVCVQWPEAAVAAAMRGVAIQRGHVGVVGATPYHHPHHTHHHQALLAASAAAAQQHQQQRQVAAAAVAAAAAQQQQQVHQHQQQQQQQQQQVHHQQQQQAAHQHQQQQQQQQQQQQQQQHAAAVAASHPHAHAHAHAHALAGLQPTLQAVAVPTAAGANAAAVAQQHSALQQSLAAAAAAQNQGGVATNASAAAAAAYAARLSAATAQQTPAAAAAAAASMAASANAANNAAALHGFAPVYYDPFLAAAASADPNLRFQAAKPVTEVPAAQPAAILNAAAPLLKTPLSQAQQQAYATAATTYTAVAARAAYGAAAAAAAQPALAGYATVAGYAREYADPYLGHGIGPVPGYGATMYRGGFNRFTPY
- the Rbfox1 gene encoding AF4/FMR2 family member 4 isoform X27 — its product is MSAPAVEVNGSVPAVEFHQRQHMVQAGVAPFPGAPAGYAAAPGQAAAAAAAAAAAQQAGAAAAAAQQAGAAAIAADSLSLAVAAAAAKQQAEPVTQLKAAGEAGGAGAATGNTVAAAAAAAAAAAAPGAVGGVATEYATANGGASASVVATSVSECAPLYMQQTKTNLSTQTQTLYNGTASSVASSTVTVPGPGPGPGPGPGQAPGQIPVSVVTQPSLTNGHAMDQLQQQQQHHHHQLQLQQQQQQHHQQQQQQQQQQQQQQQQHHHHQQSSQPPQNVLSISTVLIANEAADSQQSSALSNAGGTAGGGTGGGGGGGPPGSPLCSSPSSVTASQQATVAAVAAATFNGSATDSSMSGNTSPIASGEPLLQTPPAMQQQQQQQQQQQQQQQQQQQQQQQQQQQQMPLLCSSPTSMAAATSVTASSIAAGALAATSSSGVGVGLLPTAGLDSMASMANGGALVVPASTSQVIAHLNAAAVSGIMTASVQSPNVVTSLTSALVPAQALPTVAQAVAASMDAKSQPKRLHVSNIPFRFRDPDLRAMFGQFGTILDVEIIFNERGSKSAYNGQKCIL
- the Rbfox1 gene encoding ecdysone-induced protein 74EF isoform X3; translated protein: MYYPHMVQAGVAPFPGAPAGYAAAPGQAAAAAAAAAAAQQAGAAAAAAQQAGAAAIAADSLSLAVAAAAAKQQAEPVTQLKAAGEAGGAGAATGNTVAAAAAAAAAAAAPGAVGGVATEYATANGGASASVVATSVSECAPLYMQQTKTNLSTQTQTLYNGTASSVASSTVTVPGPGPGPGPGPGQAPGQIPVSVVTQPSLTNGHAMDQLQQQQQHHHHQLQLQQQQQQHHQQQQQQQQQQQQQQQQHHHHQQSSQPPQNVLSISTVLIANEAADSQQSSALSNAGGTAGGGTGGGGGGGPPGSPLCSSPSSVTASQQATVAAVAAATFNGSATDSSMSGNTSPIASGEPLLQTPPAMQQQQQQQQQQQQQQQQQQQQQQQQQQQQMPLLCSSPTSMAAATSVTASSIAAGALAATSSSGVGVGLLPTAGLDSMASMANGGALVVPASTSQVIAHLNAAAVSGIMTASVQSPNVVTSLTSALVPAQALPTVAQAVAASMDAKSQPKRLHVSNIPFRFRDPDLRAMFGQFGTILDVEIIFNERGSKGFGFVTFANSNEAERARERLHGTVVEGRKIEVNNATARVQTKKVTAVPNVVLTKDGAIPAPALVCVQWPEAAVAAAMRGVAIQRGHVGVVGATPYHHPHHTHHHQALLAASAAAAQQHQQQRQVAAAAVAAAAAQQQQQVHQHQQQQQQQQQQVHHQQQQQAAHQHQQQQQQQQQQQQQQQHAAAVAASHPHAHAHAHAHALAGLQPTLQAVAVPTAAGANAAAVAQQHSALQQSLAAAAAAQNQGGVATNASAAAAAAYAARLSAATAQQTPAAAAAAAASMAASANAANNAAALHGFAPVYYDPFLAAAASADPNLRFQAAKPVTEVPAAQPAAILNRRTVTTLNSNPHTINRIPVPQNVLAAAPLLKTPLSQAQQQAYATAATTYTAVAARAAYGAAAAAAAQPALAGYATVAGYAREYADPYLGHGIGPVPGYGATMYRGGFNRFTPY